A window of Ananas comosus cultivar F153 linkage group 4, ASM154086v1, whole genome shotgun sequence contains these coding sequences:
- the LOC109708562 gene encoding uncharacterized protein LOC109708562: MHTHAHTQRGNYSTTQELFMGNYVTSCSAPNGAAATAALVCADGVLRRVGAHSAVAELMIEAPGHVVARADEVVRTRRAGAMRAEEQLRPREVYLLLPVERAGSRLTDRQVEVLVEAIEGAKRKGKKGKSGGDGRRVFPEVAGKEEEATEENSEREGEFEGRIAGFAGLRVGASRHWRPVLDTIHESN, from the coding sequence AtgcacacacacgcacacacacagaGAGGCAACTACAGCACAACACAAGAGCTCTTTATGGGGAATTACGTCACTTCGTGCTCCGCCCCCAACGGCGCCGCGGCCACGGCGGCGCTCGTGTGCGCCGACGGGGTGCTACGCCGCGTCGGAGCCCACTCGGCGGTGGCGGAGCTCATGATCGAGGCCCCCGGACACGTGGTGGCACGTGCCGACGAGGTGGTCCGGACGCGGCGCGCGGGGGCGATGCGCGCCGAGGAGCAGCTCAGGCCCCGGGAGGTTTACCTGCTGCTGCCGGTGGAGAGGGCCGGGTCCAGGCTCACCGACCGGCAGGTGGAGGTTCTGGTCGAGGCGATTGAGGGTGCGAagaggaaaggaaagaagggCAAGAGCGGCGGGGACGGGAGACGGGTGTTCCCGGAAGTAGCCGgtaaggaggaggaggcgaccGAAGAAAACTCGGAACGGGAGGGGGAATTCGAAGGGAGGATCGCCGGTTTTGCCGGTCTACGGGTCGGTGCGTCCCGACATTGGAGGCCCGTGCTCGACACCATTCACGAGTCCAATTAG
- the LOC109709615 gene encoding uncharacterized protein LOC109709615 has translation MGNLISCRASITTGGKLVLSDGTIQEFDPPISVAELMLEHPQQFVIDVNSLTTACGTKVTPLPADCMLDPGKVYAIVPMTRGKVSSDDARRVLSTARSMLQSQSMPLLTRNSLFPGNCATGDEEVIEKEKATKADWSTEVFEQPEYLSREFSIKGWKPSLRTIEEKVLARKVPHWLC, from the coding sequence ATGGGAAACTTAATCTCCTGCCGAGCATCAATCACCACTGGCGGAAAGCTCGTGCTCTCTGACGGCACTATACAAGAATTCGACCCGCCGATCTCCGTTGCAGAGCTCATGCTCGAACACCCGCAACAGTTCGTGATCGACGTGAACTCACTGACCACCGCATGCGGGACCAAAGTCACCCCATTGCCGGCCGACTGCATGCTCGACCCTGGCAAGGTCTATGCCATCGTCCCAATGACACGGGGGAAGGTGTCATCCGACGATGCACGTCGCGTCCTGTCGACGGCCCGATCGATGCTTCAATCGCAATCTATGCCCTTGCTCACGAGGAACTCATTATTTCCCGGAAATTGTGCGACAGGAGATGAAGAGGTAATCGAGAAAGAAAAGGCGACCAAGGCGGATTGGTCGACGGAGGTATTCGAGCAGCCCGAGTATCTGAGCAGGGAATTTTCAATCAAGGGGTGGAAACCAAGTCTAAGGACTATAGAGGAGAAGGTATTGGCTAGGAAGGTGCCTCATTGGCTGTGTTGA